In a genomic window of Shouchella clausii:
- the thrB gene encoding homoserine kinase — MAFSITVPASTANLGPGFDSIGLALNRYLHLEVEQASKWSFICSSPGLENIGTDNLVTKAAAFASKQWGKVLPPCRVVMKNDIPLSKGFGSSAAAIVAGIELAASVCDQFVSKAEKARLASLWEGHPDNVAASIYGGLVIGTHSEESTEILHIEAPNIDLVALIPPKTLATKKARSVLPDMLTYKEAVQASSVANVLAAALVKQDWELVGKMMLADRFHQPYRQQLIPHLPDVCAYAQADEDAYGAALSGAGPIILCLVKEGKGEGFASRLHKQFPTCSAEVMRPAVQGSAVSIAQA, encoded by the coding sequence ATGGCTTTTTCGATTACTGTTCCCGCCAGCACAGCCAATTTAGGGCCCGGATTTGATTCCATTGGCCTTGCTTTAAACCGTTATTTGCACTTGGAAGTTGAACAAGCAAGCAAGTGGTCGTTTATTTGTTCTTCCCCTGGCCTGGAGAATATAGGTACCGATAATTTAGTGACAAAAGCCGCTGCGTTTGCGAGCAAACAATGGGGCAAGGTTTTGCCCCCGTGTCGAGTTGTCATGAAGAACGACATCCCTCTTTCAAAAGGATTCGGCAGCAGTGCTGCAGCGATCGTTGCTGGCATTGAATTGGCTGCGTCTGTTTGTGACCAATTCGTTTCAAAAGCTGAAAAGGCTCGTCTAGCTTCCTTGTGGGAAGGCCATCCAGATAATGTTGCTGCTTCGATTTATGGAGGCTTAGTAATTGGCACACACAGCGAAGAATCGACGGAGATCCTGCATATTGAAGCGCCAAACATCGACCTTGTTGCTCTCATTCCTCCGAAGACATTGGCTACGAAAAAAGCGCGTTCAGTTTTGCCGGATATGCTAACGTACAAGGAAGCTGTTCAGGCAAGTTCAGTCGCCAATGTATTAGCAGCGGCCCTTGTCAAGCAAGATTGGGAACTTGTAGGTAAAATGATGTTAGCAGACCGCTTCCACCAGCCTTACCGTCAGCAGTTGATTCCTCACTTGCCAGACGTTTGCGCTTATGCCCAGGCAGATGAGGACGCATACGGAGCAGCGCTTAGCGGTGCAGGGCCTATTATTCTTTGTTTAGTAAAAGAAGGGAAAGGCGAGGGGTTTGCAAGCCGCCTTCATAAGCAATTTCCTACTTGCAGTGCAGAAGTCATGCGCCCAGCTGTTCAAGGATCAGCCGTGTCGATTGCACAAGCATAG
- a CDS encoding NifU family protein, with protein sequence METSTELMEQVQEVLDKLRPFLLRDGGDVELIDVEDGVVKVRLLGACGSCPSSTITLKAGIERALLEEVPGITEIEQVF encoded by the coding sequence ATGGAAACAAGCACTGAGTTGATGGAGCAAGTCCAAGAAGTACTTGACAAGCTTCGTCCGTTTTTGCTTCGTGACGGCGGCGACGTTGAGCTGATTGACGTAGAAGATGGCGTCGTAAAAGTTCGCCTTCTAGGTGCATGCGGTTCATGCCCAAGTTCAACGATTACGTTGAAAGCTGGAATTGAACGTGCTCTTCTTGAAGAAGTACCAGGCATTACGGAGATTGAACAAGTTTTTTAA
- a CDS encoding YuzD family protein: MAKSIMFTIYGAKQKCASCVHLPSALDTKEWLEAALIRKFPQAPLAFHYVDIDEPQSSDEKQRLAAAILNEEYFYPLVVLNGEVVAEGNPNLKMIAEKVEALLA; this comes from the coding sequence ATGGCTAAATCAATCATGTTTACGATTTATGGTGCTAAACAAAAATGTGCTTCTTGCGTTCATTTGCCTAGTGCATTAGATACAAAGGAATGGCTCGAAGCAGCGCTAATACGGAAGTTCCCGCAGGCGCCGCTTGCGTTTCATTATGTCGACATTGACGAACCGCAATCATCGGACGAAAAACAGCGCTTAGCTGCGGCGATTTTAAACGAAGAGTATTTTTATCCGCTCGTTGTTTTAAATGGCGAAGTAGTTGCAGAAGGCAACCCGAATTTAAAAATGATTGCTGAAAAAGTGGAAGCGCTTCTCGCCTAG
- a CDS encoding NAD(P)/FAD-dependent oxidoreductase, producing the protein MKKLVVLGAGYGGMRLLQRLLPNDLPKDWEIILVDQLPYHCLKTEYYALAAGTASDHHLRVSFPEDERLRIKYATVTAIHLHDSTIDLDNGESIPFDKLVIGLGCTDNYHGVPGADQYTYSIQTMGATRRTYEALNNVRPEGVVSIVGGGLSGVELASELRESRPDLTIRLFDRGDYILSMFPKKLSTYVQNWFVEHGVDVSNNSNITKVEPGAIYNHDERIETDAVIWTAGVQPVDVVRALDVEKDRSGRIVLTPQHFIPDHPDVFVVGDCASLPHAPSAQLAESQAEQIVTILKHQWKCEELPETLPRIKLKGVLGSLGKKHGFGMMGERPLTGRVPRILKSGVLWMYKYHSG; encoded by the coding sequence ATGAAGAAACTCGTCGTATTAGGAGCAGGATATGGAGGTATGCGCTTGTTACAGCGTTTGTTGCCAAACGATTTGCCAAAGGACTGGGAAATCATCCTTGTCGATCAGCTCCCTTACCATTGTTTAAAAACAGAATACTATGCCCTAGCCGCCGGAACAGCATCGGACCACCATTTGCGTGTCTCTTTTCCCGAAGATGAGCGCTTGCGCATCAAATACGCAACCGTTACGGCCATCCATTTGCACGATTCAACCATTGATCTTGACAATGGCGAGTCGATTCCGTTTGACAAACTCGTTATCGGCCTCGGTTGCACAGACAATTACCACGGCGTGCCTGGAGCTGACCAGTATACGTATAGCATTCAAACGATGGGCGCCACAAGAAGAACTTATGAAGCGCTCAACAACGTTCGCCCTGAAGGGGTCGTCTCCATTGTTGGCGGTGGTTTAAGCGGTGTTGAGCTTGCTAGTGAACTGCGGGAAAGCCGGCCCGATTTAACGATTCGCCTATTTGACCGCGGCGATTACATTTTGTCAATGTTTCCGAAAAAATTAAGCACGTATGTACAAAACTGGTTTGTCGAACACGGAGTCGATGTCAGCAATAATTCCAACATTACAAAAGTCGAGCCTGGCGCGATTTACAACCATGACGAGCGCATCGAAACAGATGCAGTTATTTGGACGGCTGGCGTTCAGCCTGTTGATGTTGTCCGTGCCCTTGATGTGGAAAAAGACCGTTCTGGCCGGATTGTGTTGACTCCCCAACACTTTATACCAGATCATCCTGATGTTTTTGTTGTCGGCGACTGTGCAAGCCTGCCTCATGCTCCAAGCGCCCAGCTTGCCGAATCACAAGCAGAGCAAATTGTAACGATTTTAAAGCATCAATGGAAATGCGAGGAATTGCCTGAGACGTTACCGCGCATTAAATTAAAAGGTGTGCTCGGTTCACTCGGCAAAAAACACGGCTTTGGCATGATGGGTGAAAGACCCCTTACCGGCAGAGTGCCGCGGATTTTAAAAAGCGGCGTGCTGTGGATGTATAAATACCATTCTGGTTGA
- a CDS encoding YuzB family protein — protein MRPIIEFCLSNLASGSHDAMEELEKDPNLDIIEYGCLNHCGTCALDHFALVNGEYIAGDTPEELVSNIYKYLEENPMF, from the coding sequence ATGAGACCGATTATCGAATTTTGTTTGAGCAACTTGGCAAGCGGATCACATGATGCGATGGAAGAGCTAGAAAAAGACCCGAATTTGGATATTATTGAATACGGTTGCCTCAACCATTGCGGCACATGTGCGCTCGACCATTTCGCTCTCGTTAACGGCGAGTATATAGCTGGAGATACCCCAGAAGAGTTGGTTTCCAATATTTATAAATATTTAGAAGAAAATCCTATGTTTTAA
- the dapF gene encoding diaminopimelate epimerase, whose translation MEFTKMHGLGNSYIYINLFKEHLPEERLAETAVWLADPNRGIGSDGMILIGPSTSCAIKMRIFNNDGSEAKNCGNGLRCVAKYSYEHGLVHEKAFSIETLGGPVFATVEVDEEGRVGAVAINMGQPRLTRQAIPMIGEGDKPVVGEKLEANGETVQVTAVSMGNPHAVMFVEQIEKAPVESLGPVIEKHSAFPDWVNAEWVEVVSETELHFRVWERGSGITQACGTGACAAVVASVLNGYAKQGVPVTVHLLGGDLTIVWQENGDVLMRGPAEYICTGNVFL comes from the coding sequence ATGGAGTTCACAAAGATGCACGGCCTCGGCAACAGCTATATTTACATCAATCTATTTAAGGAACATTTACCCGAAGAGCGCTTAGCTGAAACAGCAGTTTGGCTAGCTGATCCGAACCGAGGGATTGGCAGTGATGGGATGATATTGATTGGCCCTTCCACTTCATGTGCGATAAAAATGCGTATTTTTAATAATGATGGATCGGAAGCGAAAAATTGCGGGAATGGGTTGCGTTGCGTCGCCAAATATAGCTACGAACATGGGTTGGTTCACGAAAAGGCCTTTTCGATTGAGACGCTGGGCGGGCCTGTTTTTGCTACTGTGGAGGTAGACGAGGAAGGGCGTGTTGGAGCAGTCGCCATCAATATGGGACAGCCGCGTTTAACAAGGCAGGCCATTCCAATGATCGGCGAAGGGGATAAGCCTGTTGTCGGCGAAAAGCTAGAGGCAAATGGCGAAACAGTTCAAGTGACGGCTGTTTCGATGGGAAATCCTCATGCAGTCATGTTTGTAGAGCAAATCGAAAAAGCGCCTGTTGAGTCGCTTGGCCCTGTGATCGAAAAACATTCTGCATTCCCAGATTGGGTTAACGCCGAGTGGGTAGAAGTAGTCAGTGAAACAGAACTTCATTTTCGTGTATGGGAACGAGGTTCAGGCATTACGCAAGCGTGCGGCACAGGGGCGTGCGCTGCAGTCGTCGCCAGTGTGTTAAATGGGTATGCGAAACAGGGGGTACCGGTAACGGTCCACTTGCTTGGCGGCGATCTGACAATTGTATGGCAAGAGAATGGCGATGTGCTCATGCGTGGGCCAGCAGAGTATATTTGCACAGGGAATGTCTTTCTTTAA
- the mqnE gene encoding aminofutalosine synthase MqnE, which yields MSVLLADTKLQEVKEKVLHGERLSIEDGLVLYETPDLLGVAQLANIVNERKNGQNVYFIENLYINPTNVCEANCGFCGFKRKPGEEGAYTMDEEALLKYVEDRWNDNIREFHIVGGHNNEVGFEYYVNTVKTLKKHYPQVTIKAYTGAEIEFFSRLAGISMKEVIQTLMDAGLATLTGGGAEILTERYRAIMSPDKASTDQWLEAHETAHNLGLRTHSTMLYGSVETKEERLIHMQRVRDLQDRTNGFMVFIPLAMQPRNVKAGLNRRTSAYDDMRTIAVSRLMLDNFQHIKAYWINIGVQLTQMALTFGSSDIHGTLIEERISHSVGALTSAGITRKELIHMIKTAGKTPIERDTFYNEIKRY from the coding sequence ATGAGTGTACTACTTGCAGACACGAAGCTTCAAGAAGTGAAAGAGAAAGTGTTGCATGGCGAGCGCCTTTCGATAGAAGATGGCCTTGTTTTATATGAAACGCCTGATTTGCTCGGAGTTGCACAATTGGCTAATATCGTCAACGAGCGAAAAAACGGGCAAAACGTTTATTTCATCGAGAACCTTTATATCAACCCAACGAATGTGTGTGAAGCCAACTGCGGATTTTGCGGCTTTAAGCGCAAACCAGGCGAAGAAGGCGCTTATACAATGGATGAAGAAGCGCTATTAAAATATGTAGAAGATCGTTGGAACGACAACATCCGCGAATTTCATATCGTTGGCGGTCACAACAATGAAGTCGGTTTTGAGTATTATGTGAATACCGTAAAAACGTTGAAAAAGCACTACCCGCAAGTGACGATTAAAGCGTATACAGGGGCAGAGATTGAATTTTTCTCACGCCTTGCTGGCATTTCTATGAAAGAAGTAATCCAAACGCTCATGGATGCGGGGCTGGCCACTTTAACTGGAGGCGGTGCAGAAATTTTGACCGAGCGCTATCGTGCTATTATGAGCCCGGATAAAGCATCAACAGACCAATGGCTCGAAGCACACGAAACCGCTCACAACCTTGGCTTGCGCACTCATTCAACGATGCTTTACGGCTCAGTTGAAACGAAAGAAGAGCGCTTGATTCATATGCAACGCGTCCGCGACTTGCAAGACCGTACAAATGGTTTTATGGTTTTCATCCCTCTAGCGATGCAGCCGCGCAATGTAAAGGCAGGCTTAAACCGCCGTACGTCTGCATACGATGATATGCGTACGATTGCGGTCAGCCGCCTTATGCTCGACAATTTCCAGCATATAAAAGCGTACTGGATTAACATTGGCGTTCAATTGACGCAAATGGCGTTGACTTTTGGCTCCAGCGACATCCATGGCACATTAATAGAAGAACGGATTTCCCATTCTGTTGGCGCATTAACGTCTGCAGGCATCACGAGAAAAGAACTGATTCATATGATCAAAACAGCTGGCAAAACACCAATTGAACGCGACACTTTCTACAATGAAATAAAACGCTATTAA
- a CDS encoding Spo0E family sporulation regulatory protein-aspartic acid phosphatase, with protein sequence MVVLRLTYEACLERLESLRAKMLIAAKQYGMSHPIVLTYSKEIDLIHNYLLEMESKRSFPKT encoded by the coding sequence GTGGTCGTATTGCGTTTAACATATGAGGCTTGTCTAGAAAGGCTAGAGAGCCTAAGGGCTAAAATGCTCATCGCAGCAAAGCAGTACGGCATGTCACATCCTATTGTGTTAACATATAGCAAAGAAATTGACTTAATTCATAATTACTTGTTAGAAATGGAATCGAAGCGTTCGTTTCCGAAAACTTGA
- a CDS encoding HesB/IscA family protein — translation MITLTDSAASQIEAMKKEEGDASLMLRIGVKGGGCSGLSYAMGFDNEQDEEDTKIHVNGIDVLIDKESEPIVKGLVIDYKQNMMGGGFTLDNPNAIANCGCGASFRTAANAGTPEDC, via the coding sequence ATGATTACTCTTACGGATTCGGCTGCAAGCCAAATCGAAGCAATGAAAAAAGAGGAAGGCGATGCGTCCCTCATGCTTCGGATTGGCGTAAAAGGGGGCGGCTGTTCGGGCCTTTCCTACGCAATGGGTTTCGACAATGAGCAAGACGAAGAAGATACGAAAATCCATGTAAATGGCATCGACGTCTTGATCGACAAAGAAAGCGAGCCAATCGTAAAAGGATTGGTGATCGACTATAAACAAAACATGATGGGCGGCGGCTTTACACTCGATAATCCAAATGCGATTGCCAACTGCGGCTGCGGCGCATCTTTCCGTACAGCTGCCAATGCAGGAACGCCGGAAGATTGTTAA
- a CDS encoding amino acid ABC transporter permease, giving the protein MRSFDLNLAIESFPFILKGLQYTLFVAVISMAIALVFGFILALGRMSKQAYVRIPCMLFISFNRGVPILLLLFLLYAALPEFGFQLSAVAAAIVGFSLNTSAYVAEVNRSALAAVDRGQHEAAASLGLSKAKAMQHIILPQAVRIALPPLSNIFLSLVKMTSIASTIALPELMYQARIVGGREFNYFTVLVVAALIYWGICSLLSLLQRYLEKRFNRYIET; this is encoded by the coding sequence ATGCGTTCATTTGATCTAAACCTTGCCATTGAATCCTTTCCGTTTATTTTAAAAGGCTTGCAATATACGCTTTTTGTGGCTGTAATTAGCATGGCCATTGCACTCGTGTTCGGGTTTATACTAGCGCTTGGACGTATGTCAAAACAAGCATATGTTCGCATACCGTGTATGCTGTTTATTTCTTTCAACCGTGGTGTGCCGATTTTGCTCTTATTGTTTTTACTATATGCCGCTTTGCCGGAATTTGGGTTTCAGCTAAGCGCAGTAGCTGCAGCTATTGTAGGCTTCAGCCTGAATACGTCGGCGTACGTCGCTGAAGTGAACCGCTCCGCCTTGGCTGCCGTTGACCGTGGACAACATGAAGCAGCCGCTTCCCTAGGGTTGTCAAAAGCAAAAGCCATGCAGCATATTATTTTGCCACAGGCGGTCCGTATTGCATTGCCGCCGCTTAGCAATATTTTTTTAAGCCTGGTTAAAATGACGTCAATCGCGTCCACGATTGCTTTACCTGAGCTCATGTACCAAGCTCGGATCGTCGGCGGCAGGGAATTTAATTATTTTACCGTTCTAGTCGTTGCTGCCTTGATTTATTGGGGTATTTGTTCACTGTTGTCTCTGTTGCAACGCTACTTAGAAAAACGGTTTAATCGTTATATTGAAACTTAA
- a CDS encoding transporter substrate-binding domain-containing protein gives MKKQLFPYIGLAAAALLSACQGGEPAEENASDENQAWDAIEEKGTIVVATAGTLFPTSYHDDDNELTGFEVELVKKVADLLGVDVTFEEIGVETMTQALNSGRVHLAANSLAITEERQKNFDFSLPYKFSYGSAIVRADDLSGIETLEDLDGKIALGAPTTTYMQKAESYGAEPLFFDNVTNDVYLRAVETGQGDVILNDFYLQSITVEAMPDIDVVVHPTLFYDPSEQAFMMAKGETRLKEAVDEALEQLLADGTASELSKQFFNGQDVTTLPDDIEFQ, from the coding sequence ATGAAAAAGCAACTGTTTCCTTACATTGGGCTTGCTGCTGCTGCCTTGCTTAGCGCTTGCCAAGGAGGAGAGCCGGCTGAAGAAAACGCGAGCGACGAGAACCAAGCATGGGATGCAATCGAAGAAAAGGGAACGATCGTCGTTGCCACTGCAGGGACTTTATTCCCGACGTCCTACCATGATGACGATAATGAACTGACAGGGTTTGAAGTCGAACTTGTTAAAAAAGTAGCTGATCTCCTCGGTGTCGATGTGACATTTGAAGAAATAGGCGTCGAAACGATGACACAAGCGCTAAACAGCGGACGGGTGCACCTTGCTGCCAACAGTTTAGCCATTACCGAGGAACGGCAAAAGAACTTTGACTTCTCGTTGCCATATAAGTTTTCTTACGGAAGTGCGATTGTACGTGCCGATGATTTATCTGGCATTGAAACATTAGAAGACCTAGATGGCAAAATTGCCCTAGGAGCGCCAACAACGACGTATATGCAAAAAGCGGAATCGTATGGTGCAGAGCCTTTGTTCTTTGACAATGTCACCAATGACGTTTACTTACGTGCAGTTGAAACAGGGCAAGGGGATGTGATTTTAAATGATTTTTACTTGCAGTCTATTACAGTTGAGGCGATGCCAGACATAGACGTCGTTGTCCACCCAACGCTCTTTTACGACCCGAGTGAACAAGCATTTATGATGGCAAAAGGGGAGACCCGTCTGAAAGAGGCAGTCGACGAAGCGCTTGAACAGCTCCTTGCTGATGGCACTGCCAGTGAGTTGTCCAAACAGTTTTTTAACGGCCAGGATGTCACAACATTGCCTGATGATATTGAATTTCAATAG
- a CDS encoding PTS mannitol-specific transporter subunit IIBC, with amino-acid sequence MAEKGSIRSRVQKFGSNLSSMIMPNIGAFIAWGLLTAIAVPSGIELFESFVSPMITYLLPLLIAFAGGRLVHDFRGGVVGATAAMGVIVAADMPMFIGAMIMGPLGGYVIKKFDQVMEGKIKQGFEMLVNNFSAGILGAALALFGSLAIGPLVAAFTQILETGVDAMISWGVLPLVSIFIEPAKILFLNNAINHGVIGPIAAGQVAEYGKSILYLLEANPGPGMGILLAYMIFGKGASRASSYGAGIIHFFGGIHEIYFPYVLMKPLLIVAAILGGAGGIFTLSLFNAGLVSVPSPGSIISILLLTASDSYVGVILSVLVATAISFVVASMILKFDRKGEEENLEEAQGKIKEMKGKTTAAAEPKKTAEVDYGKVSSIIFACDAGMGSSAMGASIMKDRVKKAGLEGISVANTAISNIPDSADLIITHKDLTERAKQKQPNALHVSVDNFMNSPRYQEIIEKLQEAHAQEEQQPTDKPIEKIVFACDAGMGSSAMGASLLKDKFKKAGITGIHVSNTAVSNIPADADLVITHKDLTERAKQKQPDAEHLSVENFLSSPRYDELVERLK; translated from the coding sequence ATGGCTGAAAAAGGGAGCATCCGTTCTCGAGTACAAAAATTTGGCAGCAATTTAAGCAGCATGATCATGCCAAATATCGGCGCTTTTATCGCATGGGGCTTGCTTACAGCAATTGCCGTGCCGTCTGGCATTGAGTTGTTCGAAAGTTTTGTTAGCCCGATGATCACCTATTTGTTGCCGCTGTTAATCGCTTTTGCCGGCGGACGTCTTGTCCATGATTTTAGGGGCGGTGTTGTTGGCGCCACCGCAGCGATGGGTGTCATCGTTGCAGCGGATATGCCAATGTTTATCGGGGCAATGATTATGGGGCCTCTTGGTGGATATGTCATTAAAAAGTTTGACCAAGTAATGGAAGGGAAAATCAAGCAAGGTTTTGAAATGCTTGTCAATAACTTTTCTGCCGGGATTCTTGGTGCCGCTTTAGCTTTATTTGGCTCTTTAGCGATCGGGCCGCTGGTCGCTGCCTTTACACAAATATTAGAAACAGGCGTTGACGCTATGATTAGCTGGGGCGTCTTGCCGCTCGTTTCGATTTTTATCGAACCAGCTAAAATTTTGTTTTTAAATAATGCAATTAACCACGGCGTCATCGGCCCAATTGCTGCCGGGCAAGTCGCTGAGTACGGCAAGTCGATCCTTTACTTGCTTGAAGCTAACCCTGGCCCAGGGATGGGTATTCTTCTTGCTTATATGATTTTTGGGAAAGGTGCGTCACGTGCCTCCTCTTATGGAGCAGGAATTATCCATTTCTTTGGCGGCATCCACGAAATTTACTTCCCGTACGTGCTGATGAAGCCATTGTTGATCGTAGCAGCTATTCTTGGCGGAGCAGGCGGTATTTTCACTTTGTCGCTGTTTAATGCTGGATTGGTGAGCGTTCCGTCTCCTGGAAGCATTATTTCGATTTTATTGCTTACAGCGTCGGATAGTTATGTGGGCGTCATTTTAAGCGTTCTTGTCGCAACGGCGATTTCGTTTGTTGTCGCATCCATGATCCTCAAGTTTGACCGCAAAGGCGAGGAAGAGAATTTAGAGGAAGCACAAGGGAAAATCAAAGAAATGAAGGGGAAAACGACCGCTGCGGCTGAGCCGAAAAAGACAGCTGAGGTCGACTATGGAAAGGTGTCATCGATTATTTTTGCTTGTGACGCAGGAATGGGATCAAGTGCGATGGGCGCTTCGATTATGAAAGACCGCGTTAAAAAAGCAGGGCTTGAAGGCATCTCGGTGGCCAATACAGCCATCAGCAACATACCGGATAGCGCAGACCTGATCATTACACACAAAGATTTAACGGAGCGGGCCAAACAAAAACAACCGAATGCGCTCCATGTATCGGTTGACAACTTTATGAACAGCCCTCGCTACCAAGAAATCATTGAGAAGCTGCAAGAAGCACACGCACAAGAGGAACAACAGCCTACAGACAAGCCAATTGAAAAAATTGTGTTTGCTTGCGATGCAGGTATGGGTTCTAGCGCAATGGGCGCTTCACTTTTAAAAGACAAGTTTAAAAAAGCGGGCATTACGGGTATCCATGTATCGAATACAGCCGTTAGCAACATTCCAGCAGACGCGGATCTTGTCATCACCCATAAAGACTTGACAGAACGAGCGAAACAAAAACAGCCTGATGCTGAACATCTATCCGTGGAGAACTTCTTAAGCAGTCCCCGCTATGACGAGCTTGTGGAGCGTCTAAAATAA